In Streptomyces chartreusis NRRL 3882, the following are encoded in one genomic region:
- a CDS encoding NUDIX hydrolase, with protein sequence MQWTKHNEQSVYSNRWFSVNLADVELPDGRHLDHFLIRLRPVAVATVVNEANEVLLLWRHRFITDSWGWELAAGVVEDGEDVARAAARELEEETGWRPGPLHHLMSVEPSNGLTDARHHVYWADEGEYVGHPVDDFESDRREWVPLKLVPDMVARGEVPAANMAAALLLLHHLRLGQDTLP encoded by the coding sequence GTGCAGTGGACGAAACACAACGAACAAAGTGTGTACTCAAACCGCTGGTTCAGCGTCAATCTCGCGGATGTCGAACTGCCGGACGGCCGGCACCTCGACCACTTCCTCATACGGCTGCGGCCCGTTGCCGTGGCCACGGTCGTGAACGAGGCCAACGAGGTGCTGCTGCTCTGGCGGCACCGCTTCATCACCGACAGCTGGGGGTGGGAACTGGCGGCGGGCGTCGTCGAGGACGGCGAGGACGTCGCCCGCGCGGCCGCCAGGGAACTGGAGGAGGAGACCGGCTGGCGGCCGGGACCCCTGCACCACCTCATGAGCGTGGAGCCGTCCAACGGGCTCACCGACGCCCGGCACCACGTGTACTGGGCCGACGAGGGCGAGTACGTGGGGCACCCCGTGGACGACTTCGAGTCGGACCGCCGGGAGTGGGTTCCCCTCAAGCTCGTCCCCGACATGGTCGCCCGCGGGGAGGTCCCGGCCGCCAACATGGCGGCCGCGTTACTGCTGCTGCACCATCTCAGGCTCGGGCAGGACACGTTGCCCTGA
- a CDS encoding 3-hydroxybutyryl-CoA dehydrogenase produces the protein MTDIPAGDIARVGVVGCGQMGAGIAEVCARAGLDVMVAETTGEALEIGRTRLFNSLAKAAERGKITEEELEATQDRLSFTTDLGEFADRDLVIEAVVENEQVKTEIFQVLDQVVTRPDAILASNTSSIPLVKLAVATSRPDQVIGIHFFNPAPVQKLVELIPALTTSEGTLSRAQLFTEKVLGKHAIRAQDRSGFVVNALLIPYLLSAIRMFETGIASREDIDNGMEMGCAHPMGPLKLSDLIGLDTVASVAQSMYEEYKEPLYAAPPLLQRMVDAGRLGRKTGSGFYTYD, from the coding sequence GTGACGGACATCCCAGCGGGAGACATTGCACGCGTCGGAGTCGTGGGCTGCGGTCAGATGGGCGCGGGGATCGCCGAGGTGTGCGCCCGGGCCGGTCTGGACGTCATGGTCGCCGAGACCACCGGCGAGGCCCTGGAGATCGGCCGGACCCGGCTGTTCAACTCCCTGGCCAAGGCAGCCGAGCGCGGCAAGATCACCGAGGAGGAGCTGGAGGCGACGCAGGACCGTCTGAGCTTCACCACGGACCTCGGCGAGTTCGCCGACCGCGACCTGGTGATCGAGGCCGTCGTCGAGAACGAGCAGGTCAAGACCGAGATTTTCCAGGTGCTCGACCAGGTCGTGACCCGGCCCGACGCCATCCTGGCCTCCAACACCTCCTCCATCCCGCTGGTGAAGCTGGCGGTGGCGACCTCGCGGCCCGACCAGGTCATCGGCATCCACTTCTTCAACCCGGCCCCGGTGCAGAAGCTCGTCGAGCTGATCCCGGCCCTCACCACGTCCGAGGGCACGCTGAGCCGGGCCCAGCTGTTCACCGAGAAGGTGCTGGGCAAGCACGCGATCCGCGCCCAGGACCGCTCCGGCTTCGTGGTCAACGCGCTGCTGATCCCGTACCTGCTCTCCGCGATCCGGATGTTCGAGACGGGCATCGCCAGCCGCGAGGACATCGACAACGGCATGGAGATGGGCTGCGCCCACCCGATGGGCCCCCTGAAGCTCTCCGACCTCATCGGCCTGGACACGGTCGCCTCGGTCGCGCAGTCGATGTACGAGGAGTACAAGGAGCCCCTGTACGCCGCTCCCCCGCTCCTGCAGCGCATGGTCGACGCGGGCCGGCTGGGCCGCAAGACGGGGTCGGGCTTCTACACGTACGACTGA
- a CDS encoding glycoside hydrolase family 10 protein, with translation MGRVSRRAFAVAALSAFTMMPPASAAPERGGRGGDRAASGMRGVWLATVVNRDWPSKPGLTAARQRAELITHLDRAARNRLNTVIFQVRPTADALWPSPYEPWSQYLTGTQGKDPGWDPLGTAVEEAHARGLKLHAWFNPYRVATHADPTRLAADHPARRNPDWVVTYGGKLYYNPGLPEVRAFVQTAMLDAVHKYAVDGVHFDDYFYPYPVAGQSFDDDAAYEEYGAGFPDRAAWRRDNIDELVRETAERVKQVRPGTPFGVSPFGVWRNAATDPLGSDTRAGVQTYDDLHADTRKWVRESWIDYIVPQLYWNIGLPAADYAKLVPWWAEVARGSSTRLYVGEALYKAGDPAQPAAWQDPAELSRHLTLARDHAQVRGHVFFAAKDVATDRIGAMARVVADHYGQPAPPPR, from the coding sequence ATGGGACGAGTGTCACGCAGGGCGTTCGCGGTGGCGGCGCTGTCGGCTTTCACGATGATGCCTCCGGCGTCGGCCGCGCCCGAGCGGGGCGGCCGGGGCGGCGACAGGGCGGCCTCCGGGATGCGGGGCGTCTGGCTGGCCACCGTGGTCAACCGCGACTGGCCGTCGAAGCCGGGGCTGACCGCCGCGCGGCAGCGGGCCGAGCTGATCACCCACCTCGACAGGGCGGCCCGCAACCGGCTCAACACCGTGATCTTCCAGGTCCGGCCCACGGCGGACGCCCTGTGGCCCTCACCGTACGAGCCGTGGTCACAGTACCTCACCGGCACCCAGGGCAAGGACCCCGGCTGGGACCCGCTGGGGACGGCGGTCGAGGAGGCCCATGCCCGTGGCCTGAAGCTGCACGCCTGGTTCAACCCCTACCGGGTCGCCACCCACGCCGACCCGACCCGGCTGGCCGCCGACCACCCCGCCCGCAGGAACCCGGACTGGGTGGTGACGTACGGCGGGAAGCTCTACTACAACCCCGGGCTGCCCGAGGTCCGGGCCTTCGTGCAGACCGCGATGCTCGACGCGGTGCACAAGTACGCCGTGGACGGTGTCCATTTCGACGACTACTTCTACCCCTACCCCGTGGCGGGCCAGAGCTTCGACGACGACGCGGCCTACGAGGAGTACGGCGCCGGCTTCCCGGACCGGGCGGCGTGGCGGCGGGACAACATCGACGAGCTGGTGCGGGAGACGGCGGAGCGCGTCAAGCAGGTCCGGCCCGGCACCCCGTTCGGCGTCAGCCCCTTCGGAGTGTGGCGCAACGCCGCCACCGACCCGCTCGGCTCGGACACCCGGGCAGGCGTGCAGACCTACGACGACCTGCACGCGGACACGCGCAAGTGGGTGCGCGAGAGCTGGATCGACTACATCGTCCCGCAGCTGTACTGGAACATCGGCTTGCCCGCCGCCGACTACGCGAAGCTGGTGCCCTGGTGGGCGGAGGTCGCGCGCGGCAGCTCGACGCGGCTGTATGTGGGGGAGGCGCTGTACAAGGCCGGTGACCCGGCGCAGCCCGCGGCCTGGCAGGACCCGGCCGAGCTGTCCCGGCACCTGACGCTGGCCAGGGATCACGCGCAGGTGCGCGGGCACGTCTTCTTCGCCGCCAAGGACGTGGCGACCGATCGGATCGGGGCGATGGCGAGGGTGGTCGCCGACCACTACGGGCAGCCGGCGCCGCCGCCGCGCTGA
- a CDS encoding DUF1918 domain-containing protein has translation MRATVGDQLVQHGRVVGQHDKVGEIVEVLGQEGNPPYRVRFEDGHEGVCSPGPDTEIRHRETTTGP, from the coding sequence ATGCGCGCAACCGTGGGCGACCAGCTTGTCCAGCACGGCAGGGTGGTCGGTCAGCACGACAAGGTCGGCGAAATCGTCGAAGTGCTGGGCCAGGAGGGCAACCCCCCGTACCGCGTCCGGTTCGAGGACGGGCACGAGGGCGTGTGCTCGCCGGGACCCGACACCGAGATCCGGCACCGGGAGACCACCACCGGGCCGTGA
- a CDS encoding DMT family transporter, with amino-acid sequence MRVQSSATTASRIAVATEREQPGLGTPQAALGVIAFSLTFPATAWGLEGFGPWSLVAVRSVLAAVIAGGALLALRVPPPARRHWPGLAVVAAGVVLGFPLLTTLALQTSTTAHAAVVVGLLPLTTALFSALRVGTRPSRTFWAAALAGAAAVLAFTVQQSGGALSTADLYLFAALLVCAAGYTEGGRLARVMPGWHVIGWALVLCLPLTVPVAAFTLAQEPVHLTAHSVTGLLWVAAGSQFLGLVVWYRGMAAIGIPKASQLQLAQPLLTLVWSVLLLGEHLTVAAPLTAVAVLVCIAVTQRARG; translated from the coding sequence ATGAGAGTACAGAGTAGCGCTACTACCGCTTCCCGGATAGCAGTCGCCACGGAGCGGGAGCAGCCCGGCCTCGGCACCCCGCAGGCCGCCCTGGGCGTCATCGCCTTCTCCCTCACCTTCCCCGCCACCGCCTGGGGTCTTGAGGGCTTCGGGCCCTGGTCGCTGGTCGCCGTCCGCAGCGTCCTGGCAGCGGTGATCGCGGGCGGTGCGCTGCTGGCGCTGCGGGTGCCCCCGCCCGCCCGGCGGCACTGGCCGGGCCTCGCGGTCGTGGCGGCCGGTGTGGTCCTCGGTTTCCCGCTGCTGACCACGCTTGCACTGCAGACGTCGACCACCGCGCACGCCGCCGTCGTGGTGGGACTGCTCCCCCTGACCACCGCGCTCTTCTCCGCCCTGCGCGTCGGCACCCGGCCCTCGCGCACCTTCTGGGCGGCGGCCCTCGCCGGCGCTGCGGCGGTGCTGGCCTTCACCGTGCAGCAGAGCGGCGGCGCCCTGAGCACCGCCGACCTGTACCTCTTCGCGGCGCTGCTGGTGTGCGCGGCCGGCTACACCGAGGGCGGCCGGCTGGCCCGGGTCATGCCGGGCTGGCACGTCATCGGCTGGGCGCTGGTGCTGTGCCTGCCGCTGACCGTGCCCGTCGCCGCGTTCACCCTGGCGCAGGAACCCGTGCACCTGACCGCGCACAGCGTCACCGGGCTGCTGTGGGTCGCGGCGGGCTCGCAGTTCCTGGGACTGGTCGTCTGGTACCGGGGCATGGCGGCCATCGGCATCCCGAAGGCCAGCCAGTTGCAGCTCGCCCAGCCCCTGCTCACACTGGTGTGGTCGGTGCTGCTGCTGGGCGAGCACCTGACAGTGGCCGCCCCGCTGACAGCCGTGGCGGTGCTGGTCTGCATCGCCGTCACACAACGGGCGCGCGGCTGA
- a CDS encoding PLP-dependent aminotransferase family protein: MQERSSVGELAEQLRRELDRYSPGGKLPSSRALVERFRVSPVTVSRALAQLAAEGLVVTRPGAGAFRAPARTAPAPAGDTSWQEVALSADGAADLVPRSVDASGVLVSLAAPPPGVIEFNGGYLHPSLQPERAMAAALSRAGRRPGAWGRPPMEGLPELREWFARGIGGSFTAAEVLVTAGGQSALTTALRALAPPGAPVLVESPTYPGMLAIARAAGLRPVPVPVDPDGVKPALLADAFRATGAPAFVCQPLFQNPTGAVLAPERRDEVLRIAREAGAFVVEDDFVRRLVHEDAGPLPRPLAADDPDGVVVHVCSLTKATSPSFRVSALAARGPVLERLRAIQVVDTFFVPRPLQEAALELVGSPAWPRHLRAVSAELRARRDAMTAALALHLPELVLPHVPSGGYHLWPRLPDGTDEPALTSAALRAGVAITPGRPYFSAEPPAAHVRLSFAAVAGTGEIAEGVRRLRAACDEVLG; the protein is encoded by the coding sequence ATGCAAGAGCGTAGCAGCGTCGGTGAACTGGCGGAACAGCTGCGGCGGGAGCTCGACCGCTACTCGCCAGGTGGAAAGCTGCCGTCGAGCCGGGCCCTAGTCGAGCGGTTCCGGGTGAGTCCCGTGACCGTGTCGCGGGCGCTGGCGCAGCTCGCCGCCGAGGGGCTGGTCGTCACCCGGCCCGGCGCGGGCGCGTTCCGCGCGCCGGCCCGGACGGCACCGGCCCCCGCCGGGGACACCTCCTGGCAGGAGGTCGCGCTCAGCGCGGACGGTGCCGCCGACCTCGTGCCCCGCTCGGTGGACGCCTCCGGGGTGCTGGTGTCGCTGGCCGCGCCACCCCCCGGCGTGATCGAGTTCAACGGCGGCTATCTGCACCCGTCGTTGCAGCCGGAGCGGGCGATGGCCGCCGCCCTGTCGCGCGCCGGACGCCGGCCCGGGGCCTGGGGACGCCCGCCCATGGAGGGGCTGCCGGAGCTGCGCGAGTGGTTCGCGCGGGGCATCGGCGGCTCCTTCACGGCCGCCGAGGTGCTCGTCACCGCGGGCGGCCAGTCCGCCCTCACCACCGCCCTGCGCGCCCTCGCCCCGCCCGGCGCCCCCGTGCTGGTCGAGTCGCCGACCTACCCCGGCATGCTCGCCATCGCCCGTGCCGCGGGCCTGCGCCCGGTGCCCGTCCCGGTGGACCCCGACGGTGTGAAACCGGCGCTGCTCGCCGACGCCTTCCGGGCCACCGGCGCCCCGGCCTTCGTCTGCCAGCCGCTCTTCCAGAACCCCACCGGTGCCGTGCTCGCGCCCGAGCGGCGCGACGAGGTGCTGCGCATCGCCCGCGAGGCGGGCGCGTTCGTCGTCGAGGACGACTTCGTGCGGCGGCTCGTGCACGAGGACGCGGGACCGCTGCCACGCCCGCTGGCCGCCGACGACCCCGACGGTGTCGTCGTCCACGTCTGCTCGCTGACCAAGGCGACCTCGCCGAGCTTCCGGGTGAGCGCCCTGGCCGCGCGCGGACCGGTCCTGGAGCGGCTGCGCGCGATCCAGGTCGTCGACACCTTCTTCGTGCCCCGGCCCCTGCAGGAGGCGGCACTCGAACTCGTCGGCTCGCCCGCCTGGCCGCGCCATCTGCGAGCGGTGTCCGCCGAGTTGAGGGCGCGCCGGGACGCGATGACCGCCGCGCTCGCGCTGCACCTGCCGGAACTCGTCCTGCCGCACGTGCCGTCCGGCGGCTACCACCTGTGGCCGCGCCTGCCCGACGGTACGGACGAGCCGGCCCTGACCTCCGCCGCCCTGCGCGCGGGCGTCGCCATCACGCCCGGCCGCCCCTACTTCAGCGCCGAGCCGCCGGCCGCGCACGTGCGGCTGAGCTTCGCGGCGGTCGCCGGGACCGGGGAGATCGCGGAAGGGGTGCGGCGGCTGCGCGCGGCCTGCGACGAGGTGCTGGGTTAA
- a CDS encoding GNAT family N-acetyltransferase, which translates to MTDTPSLPEGYEISTDPARVDAERVHRWLATDAYWALGRPREKQDRAIEGSLNFGVYETVSGEQVAYARVITDRATFGWLCDVYVDPSVRGKGVGTALVAAVRDELRRYGVRRVLLATHDAHGVYEKLGFAALERPEHWMALIFGQ; encoded by the coding sequence ATGACCGACACGCCGAGCCTGCCAGAGGGCTACGAGATCTCCACCGACCCTGCCCGCGTCGACGCCGAGCGGGTCCACCGCTGGCTGGCCACCGACGCGTACTGGGCGCTGGGCCGCCCCCGCGAGAAGCAGGACCGGGCGATCGAGGGGTCGCTCAACTTCGGCGTGTACGAGACGGTGTCGGGCGAGCAGGTGGCGTACGCCCGGGTCATCACGGACCGGGCCACCTTCGGGTGGCTCTGCGACGTGTACGTCGACCCGTCGGTGCGCGGCAAGGGTGTCGGAACCGCGCTCGTGGCGGCCGTACGGGACGAGCTGCGGCGGTACGGGGTGCGCCGGGTCCTGCTCGCCACCCACGACGCGCACGGCGTCTACGAGAAGCTCGGGTTCGCGGCGCTGGAGCGGCCCGAGCACTGGATGGCGCTCATCTTCGGCCAGTGA
- a CDS encoding histidine phosphatase family protein produces MPLRVTFVAAARSSPLLAERFEDDRPLDQAGWGEVECVAHELLPLAAAELRYCSPTPRSRATGEGLGYAPLVQLGLRDCDMGRWRGLTLGEAMAREPEAVDAWLADPHATPHGGESLVDFITRVGGWLDTRPVEDGCRVVAVAEPSVIRAALVYALKAPPATYWNIDVRPLSTTSVTGRAGRWNLRFDGVPAQTSRA; encoded by the coding sequence ATGCCACTTCGGGTCACGTTCGTCGCCGCCGCGCGCAGCTCCCCGCTGCTCGCCGAGCGCTTCGAGGACGACCGGCCGCTGGACCAAGCCGGCTGGGGTGAGGTGGAGTGCGTCGCCCACGAGCTGCTGCCGCTCGCCGCGGCCGAGCTGCGCTACTGCTCGCCCACTCCGCGCAGTCGTGCGACGGGGGAGGGGCTCGGGTACGCCCCGCTCGTGCAACTCGGCCTGCGGGACTGCGACATGGGCCGGTGGCGCGGGCTGACCCTGGGCGAGGCGATGGCCCGGGAGCCGGAGGCGGTGGACGCCTGGCTCGCCGACCCGCACGCCACACCGCACGGCGGTGAGTCGCTGGTGGACTTCATCACCCGCGTCGGCGGCTGGCTCGACACCCGGCCCGTCGAGGACGGCTGCCGGGTGGTGGCCGTCGCCGAGCCGTCCGTGATCCGCGCCGCCCTGGTGTACGCCCTGAAGGCACCGCCCGCGACGTACTGGAACATCGACGTCCGCCCGCTGTCGACGACGTCCGTGACGGGCCGGGCGGGGCGCTGGAACCTGCGCTTCGACGGGGTGCCGGCTCAGACTTCCCGTGCGTAG
- a CDS encoding DUF6314 family protein has protein sequence MGEFWPVPDVLAYLAGRWRVTRSVRDLASGEQGKFSGTTVFTAEEDGGLLHHESGTFVWQGVARPAERTLRFLPGPGGTADVRFADGRPFHDLDLTSGRHVADHPCAADLYRGEFTVRDTDHWRTVWHVRGPAKDLVLRTDYAREV, from the coding sequence ATGGGCGAGTTCTGGCCAGTGCCGGATGTACTGGCCTATCTGGCCGGGCGCTGGCGCGTGACCCGGTCGGTGCGGGATCTCGCGAGCGGCGAGCAGGGGAAGTTCAGCGGGACCACCGTGTTCACCGCGGAGGAGGACGGCGGACTGCTGCACCACGAGTCCGGCACCTTCGTCTGGCAGGGCGTCGCCCGGCCCGCCGAGCGGACGCTGCGGTTCCTGCCGGGTCCGGGCGGCACGGCGGACGTGCGGTTCGCGGACGGGCGGCCGTTCCACGACCTGGACCTGACCTCCGGACGGCACGTCGCCGACCACCCCTGCGCGGCGGACCTCTACCGCGGCGAGTTCACCGTCCGCGACACGGACCACTGGCGGACGGTGTGGCACGTACGCGGCCCGGCCAAGGACCTCGTACTGCGCACCGACTACGCACGGGAAGTCTGA
- a CDS encoding alpha-L-arabinofuranosidase C-terminal domain-containing protein: protein MPRTAARTRWRLGLTATALLTATALVPAPAHAEDVTDYAITVDPSAKGAAIDDTMYGVFFEDINRAADGGLYAELVQNRSFEYSTADNGSYTPLTSWTVGGTAEVVNDSGRLNERNRNYLSLGAGSSVTNAGYNTGIRVEQGKKYDFSVWARAENGSTLTVSLKDTAGTLATARQVAVKGGWAKYKATFTAIRTSNRGRLAVASTNAAALDMVSLFPRDTYKNQPNGLRKDLAEKIAALKPGFVRFPGGCLVNTGSMEDYSEASGWQRKRSYQWKDTVGPVEQRATNANFWGYNQSYGLGYYEYFRFAEDIGAMPLPVVPALVTGCGQNKATDDDALLKRHIQDTLDLIEFANGPATSTWGKVRARMGHPKPFHLTHLGVGNEENLPKEFFARFQQFRAAIEAKYPDITVISNSGPDDAGTTFDTAWQLNREHHVDMVDEHYYNSPNWFLQNNDRYDSYDRKGPKVFLGEYASQGNAWKNGLSEAAYMTGLERNADIVKLASYAPLLANEDYVQWRPDMIWFNNRASWNSANYEVQKLFMSNVGDRVVPSKATTTPNVSGPITGAVGLSTWATSAAYDDVKVTSADGSTLLSDDFSGDASKWKHTGAGSWSIQDGQYVQTDTAAENTMVTAGDPAWKDYDLHVKATKKSGKEGFLVAFGVKDTGNYYWWNLGGWNNTQSAIEQAVDGGKGTLMTKPGSIETGRAYDIDIEVRGRQVTLFLDGKEWGSFKDDKPAEPFRQVVTKDAKTGDLIVKVVNAQSAEARTAVDLGGAKVASTARVTTLAADEDAVNTETDTPVTPVTSTFRGVAQKFTYTFPANSVTFLRIKQG from the coding sequence ATGCCACGCACCGCCGCCCGCACCCGATGGAGACTCGGTCTCACGGCCACCGCCCTCCTGACGGCAACAGCCCTCGTACCGGCCCCCGCGCACGCCGAGGACGTCACCGACTACGCGATCACAGTCGACCCGTCCGCCAAGGGCGCGGCGATCGACGACACGATGTACGGCGTCTTCTTCGAGGACATCAACCGGGCCGCCGACGGCGGTCTGTACGCCGAGCTCGTGCAGAACCGCTCCTTCGAGTACTCCACCGCCGACAACGGCTCCTACACGCCCCTGACCTCCTGGACGGTCGGCGGCACGGCCGAGGTCGTGAACGACTCGGGCCGCCTCAACGAACGCAACCGCAACTACCTCTCCCTGGGCGCCGGTTCCTCCGTGACGAACGCCGGCTACAACACCGGCATCCGGGTCGAGCAGGGCAAGAAGTACGACTTCTCCGTGTGGGCCCGCGCCGAGAACGGCAGCACGCTCACCGTCTCCCTCAAGGACACCGCGGGCACGCTGGCGACCGCCCGGCAGGTGGCCGTCAAGGGCGGCTGGGCCAAGTACAAGGCCACCTTCACCGCGATTCGCACCAGCAACCGCGGCCGCCTCGCCGTGGCCTCGACGAACGCCGCCGCGCTCGACATGGTGTCGCTGTTCCCGCGCGACACCTACAAGAACCAGCCCAACGGCCTGCGCAAGGACCTCGCCGAGAAGATCGCCGCCCTGAAGCCGGGCTTCGTGCGCTTCCCCGGCGGCTGCCTGGTCAACACCGGCTCCATGGAGGACTACAGCGAGGCGAGCGGCTGGCAGCGCAAGCGCAGCTACCAGTGGAAGGACACCGTCGGACCCGTAGAGCAGCGCGCCACCAACGCCAACTTCTGGGGCTACAACCAGAGCTACGGGCTCGGCTACTACGAGTACTTCCGCTTCGCGGAGGACATCGGCGCCATGCCGCTGCCCGTCGTCCCCGCCCTGGTGACCGGCTGCGGCCAGAACAAGGCCACCGACGACGACGCCCTGCTCAAGCGGCACATCCAGGACACCCTCGACCTCATCGAGTTCGCCAACGGCCCGGCGACCTCCACGTGGGGCAAGGTCCGCGCGCGGATGGGCCACCCCAAGCCCTTCCACCTCACCCACCTCGGCGTCGGCAACGAGGAGAACCTCCCCAAGGAGTTCTTCGCCCGCTTCCAGCAGTTCCGGGCCGCCATCGAGGCGAAGTACCCGGACATCACCGTCATCTCGAACTCGGGCCCGGACGACGCCGGCACGACCTTCGACACCGCCTGGCAGCTCAACCGCGAGCACCACGTCGACATGGTCGACGAGCACTACTACAACAGCCCGAACTGGTTCCTCCAGAACAACGACCGCTACGACTCCTACGACCGCAAGGGCCCCAAGGTCTTCCTCGGCGAGTACGCCTCCCAGGGCAACGCCTGGAAGAACGGCCTCTCCGAAGCCGCGTACATGACCGGCCTGGAGCGCAACGCGGACATCGTCAAGCTCGCCTCGTACGCCCCGCTGCTCGCCAACGAGGACTACGTCCAGTGGCGGCCGGACATGATCTGGTTCAACAACCGGGCCTCCTGGAACTCGGCGAACTACGAGGTCCAGAAGCTGTTCATGAGCAACGTCGGCGACCGCGTGGTCCCCTCGAAGGCCACGACCACGCCGAACGTCAGCGGCCCCATCACGGGTGCCGTCGGCCTGTCCACGTGGGCGACCAGCGCCGCGTACGACGACGTGAAGGTCACCTCGGCGGACGGCTCGACCCTGCTGAGCGACGACTTCTCCGGTGACGCCTCGAAGTGGAAGCACACCGGCGCCGGCAGCTGGAGCATCCAGGACGGGCAGTACGTCCAGACCGACACCGCCGCCGAGAACACCATGGTCACGGCGGGCGACCCGGCCTGGAAGGACTACGACCTGCACGTGAAGGCCACCAAGAAGTCCGGCAAGGAGGGCTTCCTCGTCGCCTTCGGCGTCAAGGACACCGGCAACTACTACTGGTGGAACCTGGGCGGCTGGAACAACACCCAGTCCGCGATCGAGCAGGCCGTGGACGGCGGCAAGGGCACGCTGATGACGAAGCCCGGGTCGATCGAGACGGGCCGCGCCTACGACATCGACATCGAGGTGCGCGGCCGCCAGGTCACCCTGTTCCTGGACGGCAAGGAGTGGGGCAGCTTCAAGGACGACAAGCCCGCCGAGCCGTTCCGCCAGGTCGTCACCAAGGACGCGAAGACCGGTGATCTGATCGTCAAGGTCGTCAACGCCCAGTCGGCCGAGGCCCGGACGGCCGTCGACCTGGGTGGTGCCAAGGTCGCCTCCACGGCCCGCGTGACCACGCTGGCCGCCGACGAGGACGCGGTGAACACCGAGACGGACACGCCGGTGACGCCGGTGACGTCCACGTTCCGGGGGGTGGCCCAGAAGTTCACCTACACCTTCCCGGCGAACTCCGTCACCTTCCTGCGGATCAAGCAGGGGTAG
- a CDS encoding VOC family protein: MALRPVQVNIKALDDAAVGRFWADALGWGVSSEGPGVTNVEPGDGFVWPDPVAVCIDVVTVPEAKTATKNRVHLDLATTSAAHQAELVARLEALGATPADVGQGDAPWTVLADPEGNEFCVLEPREIYRDTGPIARVVVDCSDPRAMAGFWGEATDWTLHEVTDEHAVLRSAQGVGPYVEFRRSPEAKTVPDRVRLDLLPYPGDDKAAEVARLKALGATDLDLGQGDVPWTCLSDPEGHEFCALGPH; encoded by the coding sequence ATGGCACTGAGACCTGTTCAGGTGAACATAAAGGCTCTTGACGACGCGGCGGTCGGCCGCTTCTGGGCGGACGCGCTCGGCTGGGGTGTCTCCAGCGAGGGACCCGGCGTGACCAACGTGGAGCCCGGTGACGGCTTCGTCTGGCCGGACCCGGTCGCCGTCTGCATCGACGTCGTCACGGTCCCGGAAGCCAAGACAGCGACGAAGAACCGTGTGCACCTCGATCTGGCCACCACCTCCGCGGCCCACCAGGCGGAGCTGGTCGCGCGTCTGGAGGCTCTCGGTGCGACGCCCGCCGACGTGGGCCAGGGCGACGCGCCGTGGACGGTCCTCGCCGACCCCGAGGGCAACGAGTTCTGTGTGCTGGAGCCTCGGGAGATCTACCGGGACACGGGGCCGATCGCCCGGGTGGTGGTCGACTGCTCCGATCCGCGGGCCATGGCCGGGTTCTGGGGCGAGGCGACGGACTGGACGTTGCACGAGGTGACCGACGAACACGCGGTGCTGCGCTCCGCCCAGGGCGTCGGCCCGTACGTCGAGTTCCGCCGCTCGCCCGAGGCGAAGACGGTGCCGGACCGCGTCCGTCTCGACCTGCTGCCCTACCCCGGTGACGACAAGGCGGCGGAGGTGGCCCGGCTGAAAGCCCTCGGCGCCACCGACCTCGACCTCGGCCAGGGCGACGTCCCGTGGACGTGCCTGTCGGACCCGGAGGGCCATGAGTTCTGCGCCCTGGGCCCGCACTGA
- a CDS encoding VanZ family protein, whose translation MTSNASLPAPPRRTRGFVLLGLVVLGLAGAVFVVRRPLMMSAPVCVAGRWHGCFDTFNGVVLMTLVALPPAALVVWALARRRRAAGVTSAWRMSLAEVGMVHGTVPFLWLTMMPGAGAGVVPGRVSLVPLRDLATMGPLGIAGNLLVFASLGFFAPMRFAAPASVPRILALAAGCSVLVETAQYVLRLDRVSSVDDVLVNTTGAVLAALASRRWWRTSSHTSAICRAA comes from the coding sequence ATGACTTCCAACGCATCCCTGCCGGCACCGCCCCGCCGCACGCGCGGGTTCGTGCTTCTCGGTCTGGTCGTCCTCGGCCTGGCGGGCGCCGTGTTCGTCGTGCGGCGGCCGCTCATGATGTCCGCTCCCGTGTGCGTGGCCGGGCGGTGGCACGGCTGCTTCGACACGTTCAACGGCGTGGTGCTCATGACCTTGGTCGCGCTGCCGCCGGCCGCACTGGTGGTGTGGGCCCTGGCGCGCCGTCGGCGTGCCGCCGGCGTCACATCGGCGTGGCGGATGTCGCTGGCCGAGGTGGGCATGGTCCACGGAACGGTGCCGTTCCTGTGGCTGACCATGATGCCGGGCGCCGGTGCCGGCGTCGTCCCCGGCCGGGTGAGCCTGGTGCCGCTGCGGGACCTGGCCACGATGGGGCCGCTCGGGATCGCCGGGAACCTGCTGGTCTTCGCGTCGCTGGGGTTCTTCGCCCCGATGCGGTTCGCGGCGCCGGCGTCCGTGCCGCGGATCCTGGCGCTCGCGGCGGGCTGCTCGGTCCTGGTCGAGACCGCGCAGTACGTCCTGCGGCTGGACCGGGTGTCCTCCGTGGACGACGTACTGGTCAACACCACCGGCGCCGTGCTGGCCGCGCTGGCCTCGCGCCGCTGGTGGCGCACGTCGTCGCATACGTCTGCGATATGCCGTGCTGCTTAG